From the genome of Vicia villosa cultivar HV-30 ecotype Madison, WI linkage group LG2, Vvil1.0, whole genome shotgun sequence, one region includes:
- the LOC131650624 gene encoding protein MAIN-LIKE 1-like gives MKVRARGRDGTVAGRTIDRADALAQAAADEAGTSVLRAGRVPLTDSNRKRRVEQEERGLRAPCHRGVAVAVAEEQVHGVEEQVCVVEEGITEERVVHDTDTTIGVSTELSIHTDGAFPGGPSDKSVLTEHPVLKLASHGSNLKNFPERLMPEQVVRIVGDFHLMDFAGCSLTMLDAPLLLAFIERWNPETSSFHLPFGEMTETLDDVHSLFHLPIAETILQQFIATQATAVRMVMNALEIDEVVVLKEFGDARGFHIRMSWLRKAWGAAAVTMLYTALDVASRPDTIQLAGYMSLLYCWIYEHFPQICERKIQHCADACRPMCKEVEGQTGPSKKGD, from the exons ATGAAAG TGAGGGCTAGAGGCAGAGATGGTACTGTTGCGGGACGGACAATTGATAGAGCGGATGCTCTTGCTCAGGCGGCTGCTGATGAGGCTGGTACCTCAGTGTTACGTGCTGGACGCGTTCCTCTGACCGATTCTAACCGAAAACGGAGGGTTGAGCAGGAGGAGAGGGGGTTACGCGCACCTTGCCACCGG GGGGTTGCTGTTGCTGTTGCTGAGGAGCAGGTGCATGGAGTTGAGGAGCAGGTGTGTGTGGTTGAGGAGGGGATTACTGAGGAGCGGGTGGTGCATGATACGGACACCACCATCGGTGTATCTACGGAGCTATCAATACACACTGATGGAGCTTTTCCAGGAGGACCTTCTGACAAGTCCGTTTTGACA GAGCATCCAGTGCTGAAGCTCGCTTCTCACGGGTCGAATTTGAAGAACTTCCCCGAGAGACTGATGCCTGAGCAGGTAGTGAGGATAGTTGGGGACTTTCATTTAATGGACTTTGCTGGATGCTCCCTAACGATGCTGGACGCCCCTCTATTATTAGCTTTTATTGAGAGGTGGAACCCGGAGACATCATCCTTCCATCTTCCATTCGGGGAGATGACGGAGACTTTGGATGATGTGCATTCCCTATTTCACCTTCCGATTGCTGAGACAATTTTACAACAGTTCATAGCGACCCAGGCGACGGCGGTGCGCATGGTGATGAATGCTTTGGAGATTGATGAGGTGGTTGTGCTTAAGGAGTTTGGTGACGCTCGGGGCTTTCACATCAGGATGTCTTGGTTGAGGAAG GCTTGGGGAGCAGCAGCAGTGACGATGCTGTACACGGCGCTTGATGTTGCATCTCGTCCTGACACCATACAACTTGCTGGTTATATGAGCTTGTTATAT tGTTGGATCTACGAGCACTTCCCTCAAATTTGTGAGCGGAAGATTCAGCATTGTGCAGATGCATGCAGACCCATGTGCAAGGAGGTGGAAGGCCAAACAGGCCCTTCCAAGAAGGGTGATTGA
- the LOC131647403 gene encoding lysine histidine transporter 1-like: MESPNAVKSSPLPLIPQTIEEKSERDKKIDEWLPVNADRSAKWWYSAFHNITAMVGAGVLGLPYAISILGWGPGITLLIISWIITLYTLWQMVEMHEMVPGKRFDRYHELGQHAFGEKLGLYIVVPQQVVVMLGGTIVYMVTGGASLQKFHDIVCPSCKKIRLTFFIMIFASAQFILSHLPSFNSISGVSLVAAVMSIGYSTVAWTASVHKGVQKNVQYTNTSTSTTDLVFNVFNAIGSVAFAYAGHSVVLEIQATIPSTPEKPSKISMWRGVIVAYIIVALCYWPVAVIGYWVFGNAVKDNILISLEKPTWIIAMANLFVVFHVIGSYQVFAMPMFDMLESVLVKKLNFKPSTILRFVVRNVYVAFTVFIAITFPFFGNLLGFFGGFAVTPTTYFLPCIIWLKIYKPKSFSLSWCANWICILLGMCIIILAPIGALRNIILDAKTYKFYS, encoded by the exons ATGGAATCACCAAATGCTGTCAAATCTAGTCCTCTTCCTCTTATCCCTCAAACT ATTGAAGAAAAATCAGAGAGGGACAAGAAAATTGATGAGTGGCTTCCTGTTAATGCTGATAGGAGTGCAAAATGGTGGTACTCAGCTTTCCACAATATCACTGCCATGGTTGGAGCTGGTGTTCTTGGTCTCCCTTATGCCATATCAATACTTGGATG GGGTCCAGGTATAACTTTACTTATCATTTCATGGATCATTACATTATACACATTGTGGCAAATGGTTGAGATGCATGAAATGGTTCCTGGAAAGCGTTTTGATAGATACCATGAATTGGGTCAACATGCATTTGGAGAAAAGTTAGGTCTTTATATTGTGGTGCCTCAACAAGTTGTAGTAATGCTTGGTGGAACTATTGTCTACATGGTAACAGGGGGTGCATCATTGCAGAAGTTCCATGATATAGTGTGTCCAAGTTGCAAAAAGATTAGATTAACCTTTTTCATTATGATATTCGCCTCTGCTCAATTTATATTGTCTCATCTGCCCAGCTTCAACTCCATTTCTGGTGTATCTTTAGTTGCAGCAGTCATGTCCATTGG TTACTCTACAGTTGCTTGGACGGCTAGTGTGCACAAGGGAGTACAAAAAAATGTGCAATatacaaatacatctacatctaccACAGATTTAGTTTTTAATGTGTTTAATGCAATAGGCTCAGTTGCCTTTGCCTATGCTGGACACAGTGTGGTATTGGAAATCCAAGCAACAATTCCATCAACACCAGAAAAACCATCTAAAATTTCAATGTGGAGAGGAGTTATTGTTGCCTACATTATTGTTGCTTTGTGTTATTGGCCTGTTGCTGTTATTGGTTATTGGGTGTTTGGCAATGCGGTTAAGGATAATATTCTCATCTCTTTAGAGAAACCAACTTGGATAATTGCAATGGCCAATCTATTTGTTGTTTTCCATGTTATTGGAAGTTATCAG GTTTTTGCAATGCCGATGTTTGACATGCTTGAAAGTGTATTGGTAAAGAAATTGAATTTCAAACCAAGTACAATCCTTCGTTTTGTTGTTCGTAATGTATATGTGG CATTCACCGTGTTCATTGCGATTACATTCCCATTTTTCGGTAATTTATTAGGATTTTTCGGAGGATTTGCTGTTACTCCAACAACATACTTT CTTCCATGTATCATATGGCTTAAAATATACAAACCTAAAAGTTTCAGTTTATCTTGGTGTGCTAATTGG ATATGTATTCTGCTTGgcatgtgtataattattttagCACCTATTGGAGCCCTAAGAAATATCATCCTTGATGCCAAGACCTACAAATTTTACTCATAA
- the LOC131647406 gene encoding lysine histidine transporter 1-like — MASMETEQQNAFNPSSHHQIMEEKSEREKKIEEWLPINADRNAKWWYSAFHNVTAMVGAGVLGLPYAMAYLGWGPGVTLLILSWIITLYTLWQMVEMHEMIPGKRFDRYHELGQQAFGEKLGLYIVVPQQIIVEVGVDIVYMVTGGASLKKFHDTVCPSCKQIKLSYFIMIFASINFVLAHLPNFNSISGVSLVAAVMSFSYSIIAWTASVDKGVQEDVQYTSKATTTVGSVFNFFNALGTVAFAYAGHNVVLEIQATIPSTPEKPSKIPMWRGVVVAYIVVALCYFPVAIIGYWIFGNEVKDNILISLEKPAWLIAMANLFVVLHVIGSYQLYAMPVFDMIESVMVKKLNFTPSKTLRFIVRNLYVAFTMFVGITFPFFGSLLGFFGGFALAPTTYFLPCIMWLAIYKPKRFTLSWWTNWICIVLGLLIMILSPIGALRSILLDAKHYKFYQ, encoded by the exons ATGGCAAGTATGGAAACTGAACAACAAAATGCTTTCAATCCTAGTTCTCACCACCAAATT ATGGAAGAAAAATcagaaagagagaagaaaattGAAGAGTGGCTTCCCATTAATGCTGATAGAAATGCAAAATGGTGGTACTCAGCTTTTCACAATGTCACTGCTATGGTTGGAGCTGGTGTTCTTGGTCTCCCCTATGCCATGGCATATCTTGGATG GGGTCCAGGAGTGACTTTACTTATTCTCTCATGGATCATCACACTATACACATTATGGCAAATGGTGGAGATGCATGAAATGATTCCAGGAAAACGATTTGATAGATATCATGAATTGGGCCAACAAGCATTTGGCGAAAAATTGGGTCTTTATATCGTGGTACCTCAACAAATTATTGTAGAAGTTGGTGTGGACATTGTCTACATGGTCACGGGAGGTGCATCATTAAAGAAGTTTCATGATACAGTGTGTCCAAGTTGCAAACAGATTAAATTGAGCTATTTCATTATGATATTTGCTTCAATTAATTTTGTATTGGCTCATCTGCCCAACTTCAACTCTATATCTGGCGTTTCTTTGGTTGCAGCTGTCATGTCATTTAG TTATTCTATAATTGCTTGGACGGCTAGCGTAGATAAAGGAGTACAAGAAGATGTACAATACACTAGCAAAGCTACAACTACTGTAGGATCTGTCTTTAATTTCTTCAACGCACTAGGAACTGTTGCTTTTGCTTATGCTGGACACAATGTAGTGTTGGAAATTCAAGCAACAATTCCATCAACGCCTGAAAAACCATCCAAGATTCCAATGTGGAGAGGAGTTGTTGTTGCATACATTGTTGTTGCTTTGTGCTACTTTCCGGTTGCTATTATTGGTTATTGGATATTTGGCAATGAAGTTAAGGATAACATTCTCATATCTTTGGAGAAACCTGCTTGGCTTATTGCAATGGCTAATTTATTTGTGGTTCTTCATGTAATTGGAAGCTATCAG CTTTATGCAATGCCAGTGTTTGATATGATCGAAAGTGTGATGGTGAAGAAATTGAACTTTACACCTAGTAAAACTCTACGATTTATTGTTCGCAATTTATACGTGG ctttcacaATGTTCGTTGGCATTACATTTCCATTCTTTGGAAGTCTATTAGGATTTTTCGGAGGATTTGCTTTAGCTCCAACAActtatttt cttCCATGTATCATGTGGCTTGCGATCTACAAACCAAAAAGATTCACCTTGTCTTGGTGGACTAATTGG ATATGTATTGTGCTTGGATTGTTAATTATGATTCTATCACCTATTGGAGCATTGAGGAGTATTTTGCTTGACGCCAAGCACTACAAGTTTTACCAATAA
- the LOC131650623 gene encoding uncharacterized protein LOC131650623, giving the protein MRKAIINGDFRGFKINEEENVNMLQFADDMVTLAEGDTTNLWSMKVILRGFEMMSGLRVNFNKSNIYGVNVCDGYLDATSTFLACKVDRPPFKFLGVKVGDSPRKLSMWKDFIVMLNEGWPFGREAPYKIIKEIRAIQSNFLWNGSELKRHIHWVSWDFVCKTREEGGLGVKNVEIMNVALLSKWDVSCKVGNGTAIPFRYELFVKAKNDSITVVDSGTVTHAGWLWNPADSFFDSSNSTEHLWHELLDSIQHVVHLENVPDEFSWSSTVEGVFTVNSCYRRFKAKLSGPPLNPCLVKAAAFLWKVKALPNFFFFGWRIFHNRVATKEPKKKKRGIMLDDGDYQCAFCSLEEECLQHLLGGCIIVSNMWRKVFKRIGPLDNLSLEEFEGFIWILEKMKSKAKRMIVAII; this is encoded by the exons ATGCGAAAGGCCATCATTAATGGTGATTTTCGGGGTTTCAAGATTAATGAAGAGGAGAATGTGAACAtgttacaatttgcggatgacatgGTTACTTTAGCGGAAGGAGATACGACAAACTTGTGGAGCATGAAGGTCATTCTTAGAGGCTTCGAGATGATGTCGGGTTTACGGGTAAACTTCAACAAAAGCAACATTTATGGTGTTAACGTGTGCGATGGTTATCTAGACGCGACATCTACTTTTTTAGCTTGCAAAGTAGACAGGCCTCCTTTTAAATTCCTCGGTGTTAAAGTGGGAGATAGTCCAAGGAAGCTCTCAATGTGGAAGGATTTCATTGTGATGTTGAACGAAGGTTGGCCTTTTGGAAGGGA AGCTCCTTACAAGATTATAAAGGAAATTCGAGCAATCCAATCTAATTTTCTTTGGAATGGGAGCGAGTTAAAAAGGCatattcattgggttagttgggatTTCGTGTGTAAAACACGGGAAGAAGGAGGCTTGGGTGTTAAGAACGTGGAAATTATGAATGTGGCGTTGCTAAGTAAAT GGGATGTTTCTTGCAAGGTCGGCAATGGTACTGCAATTCCGTTTCGGTACG AGTTGTTTGTCAAAGCGAAAAATGATTCCATTACGGTTGTTGATTCTGGTACTGTCACACATGCTGGCTGGTTGTGGAATCCTGCGGATTCCTTCTTTGACAGCAGCAACAGTACTGAGCACCTGTGGCATGAGCTTCTGGACTCGATTCAGCATGTTGTTCATTTGGAGAATGTTCCGGACGAATTTAGTTGGAGCAGTACCGTTGAGGGTGTTTTCACGGTTAATTCCTGTTACAGGAGATTTAAAGCTAAGCTCAGCGGTCCACCTCTTAATCCTTGTTTAGTGAAGGCGGCTGCGTTTCTTTGGAAGGTAAAAGCTCTcccaaatttttttttctttgggtGGAGGATTTTTCATAATAGAGTAGCTACTAaggaaccaaaaaaaaaaaagaggggcATTATGTTGGATGATGGTGATTATCAATGTGCGTTTTGTTCTTTGGAAGAGGAATGCTTACAACATCTTCTAGGGGGCTGCATCATTGTTTCTAACATGTGGAGGAAGGTCTTCAAGAGGATCGGTCCGTTAGACAACTTATCCTTGGAGGAGTTTGAGGGTTTTATTTGGATCCTAGAGAAGATGAAGTCTAAAGCTAAGAGGATGATTGTAGCGATCATTTGA